A single window of Anopheles moucheti chromosome 2, idAnoMoucSN_F20_07, whole genome shotgun sequence DNA harbors:
- the LOC128299695 gene encoding uncharacterized protein LOC128299695 codes for MFSRKELLYLRALIFATLLHLSSALQLEGLSTKKPRITKYTMKPTSSSATAVPSSLSLYRLNGASGATCILIQTDALLSIQYRDKYNEDKEADSFLPDQMDISGECWEDESRITMSWKGFTVNIYFSKTPGGERWYVNSVDLAYSSSNKLFEHIDRPGLDVKLSTPPGTLLFPTPVGKSYTCDNEVTITMFAQDENDKSGHLAKLYLRELRMQSFMYKAGNAWGPTFQCSATGTYRDETAPIAVGSTLAVATVCTVVGYGLWRYFKVKKFQYGTMA; via the exons ATGTTTTCCCGTAAGGAGTTGCTTTACCTTAGGGCGTTAATTTTCG CCACGTTGCTGCACCTCAGCAGCGCACTGCAGCTGGAAGGGCTCTCGACAAAGAAACCACGGATTACAAAGTACACCATGAAGCCCACGTCCAGTTCG gccaCTGCTGTACCGTCGTCTCTGTCGCTGTACCGCCTGAATGGAGCGAGTGGCGCAACGTGCATACTGATTCAGACCGATGCCTTGCTGAGCATTCAGTACCGTGATAAGTACAATGAGGATAAG GAGGCCGATTCATTCCTTCCGGACCAAATGGACATATCCGGCGAATGCTGGGAGGATGAATCACGCATCACGATGTCATGGAAGGGTTTCACCGTTAACATCTACTTCTCGAAAACGCCGGGCGGTGAGCGTTGGTACGTGAACAGTGTCGATCTGGCGTACTCGTCGTCGAACAAGCTGTTCGAGCACATTGACCGCCCTGGGTTGGATGTGAAGCTGTCCACCCCACCGGGCACGCTGCTCTTCCCGACGCCGGTCGGTAAGTCGTACACCTGCGACAACGAGGTCACGATCACGATGTTCGCCCAGGACGAAAACGACAAGTCGGGCCATCTGGCCAAGCTGTATCTGCGCGAGCTCCGGATGCAAAGCTTCATGTACAAGGCGGGCAATGCCTGGGGTCCAACGTTCCAGTGCAGCGCTACCGGCACGTACCGTGATGAAACCGCTCCGATAGCGGTCGGTTCTACGTTGGCCGTTGCTACCGTGTGCACCGTTGTTGGATACGGCCTGTGGAG ATACTTCAAAGTTAAGAAGTTCCAGTACGGCACTATGGCTTAA
- the LOC128298831 gene encoding uncharacterized protein LOC128298831 translates to MSIIAWIFFLLLAVTLAAIQHSKPFLQRLIEDGFVTADINVVYLIAGNDADREIFRGSYPRVLIPPLEDQSKKMKSKNPFVIIAAQSLVVIDARKEPLEERRCLIYLLKEIHRIHNPGSNKFVLLVDRAFLAKSGPSALQYLQEGLINMGVGYTVILSYDQVNSSKDPVQMTRISFGHKITTGVTRSIKFRYLFRLDIRSLDGLRVSGVLYNFFPFSYITPRGYWTGTDFQIWNVMAMQLRLRLKFIHAKPGSIYIGGAYSPAMRNMSVDFIASRDVFVIDGAQKLLLASRDYFSLIVPKPLTLNLMDALLQPFRQEVWLAVGVLVGIRVLIAHLQHVVTLLDKYGMTHNRWNHILTNYFPWCGWIKLAWNVLTFLLIEAYLAQVTSLLLTLRYVEGPKTLDQFLASNILIVAPSVQTHSLVHLDSVRKAQLITRFVKRTQKELSRPELADAYVELRSRVMFLTYGTEPVDQATGRRNYYILNEPLADVRFQYSFAKRTAFMMVAERCFLWYEENGLRMQIDHSFERWAKIMHIRKQHGINGTVLGFSDLNSLWICTVVGWCVSGLVFLIERVLHSRVRNRRVRRKFLN, encoded by the exons ATGTCTATTATTgcgtggattttttttctgctgctggcAGTTACATTAGCGGCCATCCAGCATAGTAAACCATTCCTGCAGCGTCTCATTGAAGATGGGTTTGTTACGGCGGACATTAATGTGGTGTACCTAATTGCCGGTAACGACGCAGATAGAGAGATTTTCCGTGGCAGCTATCCGCGTGTTCTTATTCCTCCTTTAGAGGATCAATCGAAGAAGATGAAAAGCAAGAACCCTTTTGTCATAATTGCTGCCCAATCCTTGGTAGTGATCGACGCACGCAAAGAACCGTTG GAAGAGAGACGCTGTTTGATATACTTGCTAAAGGAGATACATCGTATCCACAATCCCGGAAGTAACAAATTTGTGCTGTTGGTTGATCGCGCATTCCTCGCGAAGTCGGGTCCATCTGCGCTGCAGTACCTACAGGAGGGGCTAATCAATATGGGTGTTGGTTACACAGTGATACTATCCTACGATCAGGTCAACTCCTCCAAAGACCCGGTGCAGATGACACGGATCAGTTTCGGGCATAAAATCACCACTGGTGTAACGCGCTCGATTAAGTTCCGATACCTGTTCCGGCTGGACATACGTTCATTGGATGGATTGCGCGTGTCCGGAGTGTTGTACAACTTTTTCCCCTTTAGCTATATTACGCCGAGGGGATACTGGACCGGTACAGATTTCCAGATCTGGAACGTGATGGCAATGCAGTTGCGATTGCGTCTAAAGTTTATCCATGCCAAACCGGGTTCGATCTACATTGGTGGAGCATATTCACCAGCCATGAGGAACATGTCTGTTGACTTTATAGCTTCGCGGGATGTTTTTGTAATCGATGGCGCGCAGAAGCTGCTTCTCGCCTCGCGTGATTACTTCAGCCTGATTGTGCCGAAACCCTTGACGCTGAATCTTATGGATGCGCTGCTGCAACCATTTAGACAGGAAGTTTGGCTGGCGGTGGGAGTTCTGGTTGGGATTCGTGTACTCATCGCTCATCTTCAGCATGTTGTGACGCTGCTGGACAAGTATGGGATGACACACAATCGTTGGAACCACATTCTCACGAATTATTTCCCATGGTGCGGATGGATAAAACTAGCGTGGAATGTTCTGACGTTCCTGCTTATTGAGGCATATCTGGCGCAAGTCACTTCGCTCCTGCTGACCTTACGTTATGTCGAAGGTCCGAAAACGTTGGACCAATTCCTAGCATCAAACATTCTAATTGTGGCACCATCGGTGCAGACTCACTCACTGGTGCATTTAGATTCGGTACGAAAGGCTCAGTTGATAACACGCTTCGTCAAACGCACCCAGAAAGAACTGTCCCGACCAGAGCTGGCCGACGCGTACGTCGAGCTCCGTAGTCGTGTAATGTTCCTAACGTACGGGACGGAACCGGTCGATCAGGCCACGGGTAGGCGGAACTATTACATACTGAACGAACCGCTGGCGGATGTGCGGTTTCAGTACAGCTTCGCAAAACGAACCGCCTTCATGATGGTGGCCGAACGTTGTTTTCTGTGGTACGAGGAGAACGGATTGCGGATGCAAATCGATCACTCGTTCGAACGATGGGCAAAGATCATGCACATCCGCAAGCAGCACGGTATCAATGGGACCGTGTTAGGCTTTTCCGACCTGAATTCGTTGTGGATTTGCACGGTGGTTGGTTGGTGCGTAAGTGGATTGGTGTTTCTTATTGAACGTGTATTGCACTCACGGGTTCGTAATCGACGTGTAAGGaggaaatttttaaattaa
- the LOC128299278 gene encoding aldo-keto reductase family 1 member B1-like, whose translation MAPKIPTVFFKNGTPIPVLGLGTWNSPPGQVTQAVKDAIDVGYRHIDCAHVYENEHEVGAGIGAKISQGNVKREDLFVTSKLWNTYHRPDLVQGALQVTLRNLNLKYLDLYLIHWPVAYREGEVLFPLRPDGKRVHFSDVDYVDTWPAMERLVETGLVRNIGLSNFNVHQVQRILNVARIAPVTNQIECHPYLHQAKLGEFCRAQGITITAYSPLGSPARPWVKQDDPILMEDPSVRKLAQKHSKSPAQVLIRYQMQLGNVVIPKSVSKQRIASNADVFGFELDGEDMQRLAALERNGRICPESFSFGHPHHPFEEEFRKGRR comes from the exons ATGGCACCGAAAATTCCAACTGTGTTCTTCAAAAACGGAACTCCCATACCTGTGCTGGGTCTCGGCACTTGGAAT TCACCTCCGGGGCAGGTTACTCAGGCGGTGAAAGATGCAATCGACGTCGGCTATCGCCACATCGACTGTGCTCACGTGTATGAGAACGAGCATGAAGTGGGCGCAGGTATTGGTGCCAAAATTTCCCAAGGAAACGTCAAACG TGAGGATCTGTTCGTCACGAGCAAACTGTGGAACACGTATCACCGACCGGACCTGGTACAGGGCGCACTGCAGGTGACGCTGCGCAATCTTAACCTCAAATATCTCGACCTGTACCTGATCCACTGGCCGGTAGCATACCGCGAAGGTGAGGTACTATTCCCGCTACGTCCCGATGGCAAACGTGTCCACTTTTCCGACGTTGATTACGTCGACACCTGGCCCGCAATGGAACGTCTGGTGGAGACGGGTCTAGTGCGCAATATAGGACTGTCGAATTTTAACGTCCACCAAGTGCAGCGCATCCTGAACGTGGCACGAATCGCCCCAGTTACCAACCAAATCGAGTGCCATCCTTATCTGCACCAGGCAAAGCTGGGTGAGTTCTGTCGTGCGCAAGGCATCACCATAACGGCCTACAGTCCACTCGGATCACCGGCACGGCCTTGGGTTAAACAGGACGACCCCATCCTGATGGAGGACCCCTCGGTACGAAAGCTCGCCCAAAAACACTCCAAATCTCCAGCACAGGTACTGATACGCTACCAGATGCAGCTGGGCAATGTGGTTATACCGAAGTCCGTGAGCAAACAGCGCATTGCTTCCAATGCCGACGTTTTCGGGTTTGAGCTGGATGGCGAAGATATGCAGCGGCTTGCGGCACTCGAACGGAATGGGCGCATCTGTCCGGAGTCGTTCAGCTTCGGCCATCCGCATCATCCGTTCGAGGAAGAGTTTCGCAAAGGTCGCCGTTAA